The nucleotide sequence GGGCTAACCTACCTCGATTTACATCGTTGAAACTTTAATCGTGTGTCCCTGGCCCTCGTGGTTATAATAATGTGTCCCTTGCCGATAACCAGAAGAGGCTTGAAGCGTGAAAAGGGCAGTTTCGCAGTGGTCAAGTATCCGTTCTGCTGCTTCTTTCGCGAATAAAGCGGACGATGAGTGAACGCGAGCCGTGACGCGAGCATCATCGCTCAGCGAGGTGACATTAGGAGTCTACACGTCCAGAGAAAGCCTTCGTATTCGCGACAGGAGGCGTGCATTGTGTCTCAATCGTGTTGTACTGAGGGCTTCCCCCTTTAAATCACGCCAGGGACTCCGTCTCCATCGCGTCGAAGCCGCGTTTCGATTAGACGCGTTTCGATTGAAGCATGAACGCCAGCATCGCTCCGTTATgtcggaggaggaggaggaggaggaggaaggggaGGAGGGGATTCATTACATAGAGAAAACGCGTTTCTATTGGTTTCCTTTCCAAAAGAGATGGCAAATGTTCATCGGGATAACCTCGCATCCATCAAAACACCTTCCTGCCCGCTGAGGTGCGACTATTCTCACGCGTCACGCGCGGCTCATTCCCTCACTATTAACACTGCGTGCGGCAAACACGCTCCAGTCATATAACGTCAGGATGACTGAGCATATGGAGATGGCAGAGGTGACATTGAGATGTGAGGAATCCCATTATAATACAATAGTAATATAATCAAACCATTCCGTACTATCACAGTACGGCGCGTAATGCCATCATACAATGTACATCATTTAACTCTAATACTTACCTTACACTACACTGTAAAGTTTCCATCATTAAAGTGGCAACTTGCAATTGTTCTGTAAAGAGCTACTTGAAGTTACGCATACAATGTGGTTTTGTTGTTATAAATCAGTGTATTTAGGTTGAATGAGTTCACTTTGATATTGCAATTTGTTTAGGTTATCATTGTGCGATTCATACTGCTGGTGTGATCATACTACTTTAATAATATCATATGATTGTACATGCTACTAATTTCATCGTGCTGTCATAATATTACACTGTGTATTGCGATTGTCATTTTGATATACTGTAGTGACGTATCATTCCAGTATCACAAGATAGTTTGACATTGATATGTGCACTACTAGTGTCATCAGACAAGCAGGAAACTGTTACTgcacattatgatttttttaaatgatgtaattctgaaaaaaagtgatACATTTTCAGATTATGTggtaacatttttattgtttttgttttattgcctcGATTAAATAAGTTTATTGTGGAAAATAAGTcaaatgtaaaagttttaaattctttaatatatcttaaaaatataatttgatccagtaatatgctgatttgctgctcaagaaatatttcttattattatcagtgctgaaaacagctgtgctgctaaacatttttgtggaaaccatgataccttattttttcaggattatttgatcaatagaaagtttaAGAACAGAATTGATTGGAAATAGAGATCTTAACATAATACTGTATACGTATTTAggatattttacagtataatcaATTGAATGTCTTgactaaatttatatatatatatatatatatatatatatatatatatatatatatatatatatatatatatatatttcaagacaaaaatcttactgattccaAAAATTTGTAAACATATATTTGctttaatgtatttaaacttaaaaaatatatttttaaaccacttttttttttaaaggaaatacaatatgacaaataaaatcttgtctttttttcaatgtaaacacTTTTCTGTTCTTTCCCATTATTTAAAGTTTTGTTATTTGGCCTCGGGGCACCGAAACCTCAAAGCTATCCCATTCTAACGGTTTTCAGTGACTCAACATGATGTTGCCGCTTGTCCTTCATGTGCCCTTTAAACCAGGAATGTAAACAAGCGATTAAAGTCTGCAAAGTTCCCACGATTCCTCGCATTCCCGAGACACGCACAGAACTTCCCCATTAGCATATCTGGCATACCTGAGTCTGACAGAAAACCCAGCCGGCCTACACACAAGAGTCTCACAGAGAACCACACCTGCTCCTAACGCACTTAAAATAACAGTACCACCCCTCACTGTTTCTATTAATGCATATCTGAAGAAACCTACAGCTTACAATGCAAAAAGACTTCACAACCCAATCATGTTTGAATCTGctcaaaataaacaagaaaatccCAAAAGATGGAATAAATATGGTGATTCACTTTTTCGAGCAGCTTTCTTCGTTACAGAAAGTTgcgatgttttttgttgttggagGTTTGTGATGCAACGGCAGGTAATTCCCGACAAATTAGCTCATGTCATGATGTTCTACCGACGCATGATGAGAATCGTTCCATTCACAAATGTGGAAAAACAGCAATCACAACATTTCTGAGCTCAAAGGGATCCGCCCACGGCGCTTATGTGGCTCTGAACCACACGGTGACGTTTAGCTCAGAAGTTATTTGAGGAAGATGAGGTGACTCACCTGCACTGGATCTCACCTGGACGGCAAGTCTTCACTGCCATTTCCCTGAAACACAGCGTGCTACTAGGATTTCCTACATCTCAGCAAACTTTCAAAAACTCAAGCCTTTGAAAAGTGCATGAAGTCAAGCGCAAAAACAGTAAACAGGTGAGTCCTGAGACAGgcaatttatgattttttttttttttttgtggggggatTGAATTcttaatgtttcatttaaatatcGACTAATACATTTCTATATTAAGAAGAGATCCAAATAGACATATAGTTTGAGTGCTGATACAGTTCATGTGGATGACATTTTGATGTCAAGTATTGGATTTCAAATTGAAAACCTATGATATGAAACTACATTTTAGTAACTTTTagcaaatctgagcacagctAGTGATCCTGGTGGGATCTCGTCTGAAACTCTAAAGAGACATGTGACAATTTGATCTTTTTAACAAGGAGAAGAATCTGGGAAGTGGGCTTTCCatgtaataacattattttaatgtgataacagaattacagtatatttgaatatatactataatagtacaacagttaattaatatatatatatatatatatatatatatatatatacacacacacacacacacacacacacacacatatatggataaatatattaaaaataaaaatattaaaaatattaaaaatattaacagattAATTTAATGATTCTTACATATTGCATATTTATTCTGTATGAATGTTGAGTTCTTATTCTGTATGAATAAATGAAAAGCAACCAATAATCAACTGATCAAAACATATTGTAATCTTTCTGGACAAATGTAAGCTAATCTGACCACAATTACTTTATTCTCAGGTGATCATCAAGTGAATACTCTCAGTTGAAATTTCCATTAGGAGAAGATCGATTTGATATCTCCCATGATGGCAGgtaatacaaacataaaaaaaaacatattaaagataataaaattctgatatatgatataaaatgATGTATCATATGCAAACACACTTGCTGTTGTTTCCGCAATGTGGAATTCttgaaatgcaaatgcaaattaaatgcaaaataacaaCCAAATTGCCCTGCAAATAAAGGTGTGGTAgataaatgattcatttatttagtttccTTCGGGTTTCCTCTTATTATAGAACACGGTGATCCTTGCAATGAGTCAGAAGCCAGCTTTTGCATGAATGGAGGAACATGCTTTAAAATACACTCGGTGTCTACTCCCACGTGTGTGTAAGTATCTTCACGAACAGAATATCTATTGTTTTGCCATTTACATGAGAGTATAACATACCTATGAAATGCCTTGCTTTGAAACCCCTGTCCTGTCCTGCAGCTGCAGTGCGAACTATGAGGGCAGCAGATGTGAGCAGTTCCAGCTGTTCAGTTTCTCTCGGGACAGCGAGGAGAAGGGCATGATCGCTGCCGTGGCCATCATCGCCCTCCTCATCCTAGTGGTGCTCGGTGTGGTCATCTACTACATCTGCAAGTGAGTCACGTGGGCTTTTGATGATGAAGCCTCGGATTCAATACCAGTTTTATCGATATTTTAAAGAGACATGCGATGGATTACCACAGAAAACAATTTAACTCGTCTCTCAGATAATAAAAAGAACTGTCTAATGTAACGCATTTACACATGGAAGTCGATATAATTAAGTAACAGCCTGAGGCTTGAGGATGTGAGGTAATCACAGCCCTCTTTTTAACTAGAAATAGGCCTACTTGCTTTCTTCCACCTTATTTTAACGTAAAATGCTTGATAGTGCAAGACTGTCCAGTGTCTTTCTCTTCCGTTTTTTTAGCTGCACAAAAACGGCACGTTACGCTGCTTTATATCGGAAACTATTTGTTATCATACAATTTAAGTGTATGCTATTATATTAAGCATTAGCGCTAATAGTTTTAACGTTTAGTGCACTTTCCTTAGTTTACCTAGATCGGCTAATGAAATGGAACTCTCTCACATTCGTGTTATTATATAGCCTTACTTCTGTGTAGCATATAAGCAGGATACAACATTCCTGTAAACAGTTAATGTTTATATTGAATAACTTTTGGGCTTGATCAGTTTTTCCTCTGGCAATGTATTTTGTTCCAAATGAAGGGACAGCaggatgaaattttttttataaatctttttttgaatgagttatttgagtgaatgattcagcgTCACTTACAACGGAAGTGAATATGGACATTTGTGAACACACAAGAAGTAAACAATATAAgagcttttttaatattataatggtTAGcctacatttagatttttaaatcttCCAAAGACTGGTTCAATTTACTTCCTTTGTAAGCTAatcctaactttttttttaaaagataaaaaaatgctATTGACACATAAGTATGTGCTTAACTTGATCCCAGAATATTTCTTTTAAAGATTATTGACTTGTCGATTAATATCAACTTATGATATGTTAACATCTTTTATGTCTTCTTTTAGAACCCCAAACaggccccccccccccaagagtTCTTGTTAATCATAAATTctcttttctattttttcccaGAATAAAGAGAAACGGCCGAAGTCAACCAAAACCTGAGGCATACTGGAGAGTCCAATCAAACAGTCAGCAGGTGTGACTTTTAAACCACATTTGAAAGAGGCTTTTATGTTGTGGACAACTCCATTATGATTGATGACAACTTTACCTTGTATCATCCCCCCCACCCCGTGGAGGTCTTGGACTCAATGTGAAAATTTGTCAATTGCACAGTAGCTCAACTTGTCAGCTactctcaaaaatatatttcttaatgttCATGGATTTTGTAAATAGTTCTGTCAATTAAAACGCCTTGATTTAAATATGAGAAAAGGATGGAGATTATTTACAAGCAAACTGCTGCCATATCAGATGTTCAATGGAAAgcaatacatttcaaaatgagcATCCTTAGcatagattttaatttttatttgatataatttttacactgtgttgtttttgttttggctaAAACTTTGATTATactcatgtattttttatttctattggaTTACTGGAATAACTTCACATAGATGAAATGTTTTACCATTAAATATAAGTAACAACAACATGCTCAATCATTAATACACACCACCGGACTGGACATCATTTGCCTAATCATTTGgaatcattttatataatacactgggaccatatttataaaaaatgtttcacatttttttaaaatcagacatttgtTCACGTTATATACAGTTGCGTGTTACTATTTCTGCTGTATGTGTACCGTTTACAATATGCATGCTTTCTGTATGTTTAATACCTAGATGAACTACTGTATGTCTTAATGTGTATTATACAACAGAGCACACTTCATGTATaaagtatcccacaatgcaatgtgattCCAGTGAGATGAATGAAGTTTTACCAGTGTTTTCTTCTCACTATTAATTCTGacagtcaaaagttttaaatatttagataaacttcaataaaaaaaacttttttttttttttagagtttagagttTCCATttcttaattcattaaaaaaagaatgaatgaatgaatcttttACTACCAATCAAAATCGGGGTGATTTCAGTTATTGTAAGTATGCAGAGGGCAGCAGAGGAGTGATGACTATGATCAAATACTCTCAACAGCCAATCAGCATCGCGAGAGAGACAAGCAGCGCAATCACACACATGAATGACATCACATCACAAACATTCTAAATTGCACTTTGTGGCGTCAGAAACAGAATCCAGTCTGTAAGCAGGTGAAACTCGCTGGTGCACTGATGGCTCTGATTGATAGTCTTTTCTTTTCCTAACTTCACACTGGGATCTGAAGAAAAATGCCCCAACTGTGTCTTACATATCCACTCACCACACTGATGAAGCAACCATTCTGAAACAAGATGCTGATGACCTTCAAACGGCAGCGAAGACCATCAAACAACTGTGAAGACCAACACGCAGCAGTGTGGTTCCTCAAATCTAGCCCAAGAGTTAAGCTACAACCCAGATCAAACTcaactgaacaagctaatcaaggtcttcaggatcactagcAAAATCACAGGAGTTAAGTGAGTTTGATCAGGTTTTGAACTCAAATCTGCAGGGCACCAGCTCTCCAGGATCGTATTTAAGGAAGACCATCAAACAACTGTGAACACCAACAAACAACCGTGAACACCAACATGCAGCAGTGAAGTCCATCAAACAACTGTGAAGACCAACATGCAGCAGTGAAGACCATCAAACATCTGTGAACACCAACAAACAACTGGGAAGACCATCAAACAATTGTGAACACCAACAAACAGCCGTGAAGACCAACATGCAGCAGTGAAGACCATCAAACAACTGTGAAGACCAACATGCAGCGGTGAAGACCATCAAACAACTGTGAAGACCAACATACAGCAGTGAAGGCCATCAAACAACTGTGAACACCAACAAACAACTGGGAAGACCATCAAACAACTGTGAACACCCACAAACAACTGGGAAGACCATCAAACAACTGTGAACACCAACAAACAACTGTGAACACCAACAAACAACTGGGAAGACCATCAAACAACTGTGAAGACCAACATGCAGCGGTGAAGACTATCAAACAACTGTGAACACCAACAAACAACTGTGAAGGCCAACATGCAGCGGTGAAGACTATCAAACAACTGTGAACACCAACAAACAACTGGGAAGACCAACATGCAGTGGTGAAGACCATCAAACAACTGTGAACACCAACAAACAACTGGGAAGACCAACATGCAGTGGTGAAGACCATCAAACAACTGTGAACACCAACAAACATCTGGGAAGACCATCAAACAACTGTGAACACCAACAAACAGCTGTGAAGACCAATTTGCAGCAGTGAAGACCATCAAACAACTGTGAAGACCAACATGCAGCGGTGAAGACCATCAAACAACTGTGAAGACCAACATGCAGCAGTGAAGACCATCAAACAACTGTGAACACCAACAAACAGCTGTGAAGACCAACATGCAGCGGTGAAGACCATCAAACAACTGTGAAGACCAACATGCAGCTGTGAAGACCATCAAAAAACTGTGAACAGCAACAAACAACTGTGAAGGCCAACATGCAGCGGTGAAGACCATCAAACAACTGTGAAGACCAACATGCAGCAGTGAAGACCATCAAACAACTGTGAACACCAACAAACAACTGTGAAGACCAACAAACAACTGTGAAGACCAACATGCAGCAGTGAAGACCAACATGCAGCAGTGAAGACCATCAAACAACTGTGAACACCAACAAACAACTGTGAAGACCAACATGCAGCAGTGAAGACCATTAAACAACTGTGAAGACCAACATGCAGCGGTGAAGACCATCAAACAACTGTGAAGACCAACATGCAGCAGTGAAGACCATCAAACAACTGTGAAGACCATCAAACAACTGTGAAGACCAACATACAGCTGTGAAGACCAACAGAAGACCAAGACAGTGAAGATAAATAATGACTCAACGCTTGGTGGGTGTCGGATGGGGTCCAGTTCAGCTTCTGGCCAGTTGCTGACATGAGTCCGACTTAAACCCCTTGTTCTGGTTTTGATGAGTTGGATGCGGGGAAAGATGAATAAGGTTAGTAGATTTGTGTGCTTATGCTCTATTCTATGCTTTTTATAGTATAGCTTAATAGTGTTCATATGCACTTgattaactgtaaaaataaagtatGAAACTGTCACAGGTGTAATTATGGGCTTTTTAGAGAATGATCATGATCATGAACCgtattgggtaaaaaaaaaaaaaaaaaaaaaaaactatttttaatgccTAAAAAGTCTACATAGtacagtactgtatgtatgtatgttgtggTGCACATTGCCTGTTTAAAAGGATAAAAGAAAAGTGTGTCTGCCATGAATGATATTGTGAGGGAGGATGAGAATGTGAGTACCACATTTGTTTTAACAAAATGGTGCAAAaccccaaaataataaaaaataaaataaacagaaataacaacaacaaacatgataacaacaaaaataataattagaataacaactagcctacaaaaaatattaataacaaacacaacaaaaatagaataaaaacaataatagcaAAAATAGGgagcaacaaaatataataaaaaaataacaaaccagatgataaaaaat is from Carassius auratus strain Wakin chromosome 25, ASM336829v1, whole genome shotgun sequence and encodes:
- the nrg4 gene encoding pro-neuregulin-4, membrane-bound isoform, producing MMAEHGDPCNESEASFCMNGGTCFKIHSVSTPTCVCSANYEGSRCEQFQLFSFSRDSEEKGMIAAVAIIALLILVVLGVVIYYICKIKRNGRSQPKPEAYWRVQSNSQQV